Below is a genomic region from Telmatobacter sp. DSM 110680.
GCCCACTAACACGCTCGTAACTATAAGTACCGTGGTATGAGTTACCTAAGTTCATTGCAAAGTTACTTTCTTGGCTACAATGAATCTGCGATCCAACACTCGCAATTAGAAGGATTTAAGGGGGCCAATTATCAGCACGCGTTTGAGATTGGGAGATTTGCTCGTCCGAGCCAAGCTCGTGACGGAGATGGACATCGCGAAGGCGTTGGAACGGCTGTCGATGTGCGGAGGCCGGCTGGGGGAAAACCTAATCGCCATCGGTGCGATCACGAAGGACACCCTTGAACGATTTATGCATCGCACACCGCGGGAACCCGAGAACATCCTCGCCACTGGGCTGGATGAGTCGGACCTGCTGAGCTTGATGCTCAAGCTTGTGTACGTGGGACGGCTGCAGACGGTACGGCAGTTTGGCGACGCGATCAAGTTGCCGTACAACATCATTCTTGAACTGGTTCGCATGGCCGTGGACAGGTCATTGCTGCAGAACCTGGGCGCCCGCAGTTCGGACAGCCTGATCGATTTGGCCTACACATTTACAGAACAGGGCAAACGGTTCGTGATCGACGCGATGAACCGGCAGCACTACACGGGTCCTGCACCGGTGACGCTCGACGAGTTCACCGACCAGGTGAACATGCAAAAGCTGACCAATGAACTGGTGACGCCCGAGAAGATCACGGCGGCGACCACGGGGTTGGCGTTTGACGCACGCATCATGGAGCAGGCCGGGCCTGCGCTGAATTCGGGGCGCGCCATGCTGCTCTATGGACCGCCTGGAAATGGCAAGACCACAGTGGCCCAGCGTTTTGCGTCGGTCTTCAGCGACGTGATTTACGTCCCATATTCGGTGATGGTGGAAGGGCAGATTATCCGAGTTCACGATCCGAGCATCCACCTTCCTCTGCAAACAACGAGCATCGAGGACGAAGACGCATTCACGGTGGTAAGGGCGCAAAGCTACGATGCACGCTGGGTTCCATGTCAGCGGCCCTTTGTGATCACGGGCGGCGAACTTACGCTGGAGATGCTGGATCTGCGCTACGACACGACGGGGCACTACTACGAAGCTCCGCTGCATGTGAAGGCGTTGGGGGGATGCTTCCTGATCGATGACTTCGGAAGGCAGATCGTGAGCCCGACGAATCTTCTAAACCGATGGATTGTGCCACTGGAAAGCAAAGTGGACTATCTGAAGCTGCACACCGGCAAAACCTTCTCGATTCCATTTGAAGAGCTTGTGATCTTCTCCACCAACCTGGAGCCTGAAGACCTGATGGATCCGGCATTTCTGCGGCGTTTGCCTTACAAAATCGAGGTTGGCGCTCCTTCAAAAGAAAACTACAAAAAGATCTTTGTATCGGAATGTCAGAAGCAGGCAGTAGAGATGACGGACGAGATCTTCGACGCGATTGTGCACAAAGTGATGGTGGATAAGGGGCTAGAGCTAGCTGCGTATCACCCGCGATTCATCGTGGACCAGGTGATTGCGACTTGCCGCTTCATGCGCGAGGCGCCACACTTTGAGCCGCGTTTTATTGATTATGCAATCGACAATCTGCGCGTGCGGCAAAGCTCTGCAAAGAAGACGACGCAGGCGAGGGTGTAGCTTCCGCGTGTTCTATGATTCCTTCCCACCTATTCTGCGAGGAAACAAGGAATGGGTGGGGCACACCCGATCATGTAACTCGAAGCGTTAGATTTCTGGATAAAAATCGAAAAAGGCATCGAGGCTCTGCTTGAGCTGAGCTTCGATCTGCGCGCGCGAGCCCTCGAGCACGTGCATGGTAACGTGCGCTTCGTGTCCGTTAACCAGCTTGAGGGTAGCGTCGTTGATTTCTTTCACTTCGCCCTCGGGCAACAGCCGCATTCCATAGACAAGAGTCAGATTTGCCATGGGTATCATCTTATCTATTGCCGATTGATTTGTATTGGTTGTGGATTCAATCGGTTTGTGCAAGCGGCGGCGGATTTGTGCGCGGATTTCCGAAGCACGGCTATTCGGCCACGCCGTCTACAATTTACTGGGAAACCTCATGACAGAGACTCGAGATACAGTAATCCTTGGTTCCGGCTGTGCAGGACTCACAGCCGCCATCTACAGTGCGCGCGCCAACCTGAAGCCCCTGGTGCTGGAGGGACATGAACCCGGCGGCCAGCTTTCCATCACTTCGCTGGTCGAGAATTTTCCGGGGTGGCCCGAGGGGATTCAGGGGCCGGAACTGATCGACAACATGAAGAAGCAGGCTGCCCGATTTGGTGCAGACTTTCAGCTTGCGCATCTGAATCGTGTGGAACTTGGCACGCACCCGTTCCGTTTACACACGTCAGCCGGCGAAATTGTCACGCGCACGTTAGTTATCGCTTCGGGTGCAAGTGCGCGCTGGCTCGGGTTGCCGAGTGAGCAGGCTCTGATTGGGCATGGTGTTTCAAGCTGCGCTACATGCGATGGTTTCTTCTTTCGCGACAGGCCGATCGCGGTAATCGGCGGCGGCGACTCAGCCATGGAGGAGGCATTGTTCCTGACGCGTTTTGCCTCGAAGGTCACGCTACTGCATCGTCGTCCGCAGTTCCGGGCGTCGAAGATCATGCTGGAGCGCGCGATGGCCCATCCGAATATCGAGTTCAGGACGAACACGGTTGTGGATGAAGTGTTGGGCGTGGAAGAGAAGGAAGTGAAAGGGCTCAAGCTTCGCGACGTGGTCACTGGAATGACGGAAACTCTTCATGTGGATGGGATGTTCCTGGGAATTGGGCACGAGCCGAACGCGAAGATGTTTGCCGGGCAGATCGATCTCGACGACGAGGGATACGTGCTGACGCAGGGAAACATCTTCACGACGCGACATGGCGTCGTGGTGCCGGGAGTGTATGCATGCGGCGATGTTCAAGACAGGCGCTACCGGCAGGCGATTACCGCGGCCGGGACCGGATGCATGGCGGCTCTGGAAGCGGAAAAGTATCTTGAGGAGCACGGGCGCTAAGGTCCAGCGAGGAAGCGACGCATGCCGACGATCTTTCCGGGCCGCTTCACGGTGAAGTTTTGATGGGCCGTTTGTGGTCTTCATCATTGGCATGCGGGTGAATCGCCTTTTTGAATTCGGCAAATGGATCCCGGTGGCGAAGGCGATGGGGCCAATGATTGCGGAACTGAAGAAACATCCAGAGATGGGGTTGCTACACGTCGAGACGATGCTGTACTGGCGCGGCGTAGCGAACTTGCAGTACTGGCGAAGCTTCGAACATTTGCATGCATACGCGCATTTGCGTGACAGCAACCATTTGCCGGCATGGGCGGAGTTTAATCGGCGGATCGGCGGCAACGGGTCGGTGGGCATCTGGCACGAGAGCTATATGGTTGAGCGCGGAAACTACGAGTGCATTTACGTAAATATGCCGCGATTCGGATTTGGTGCGGCGAGCGATCTTGTGCCTGTGAGCGGCCGGATGGAGAGTGCTCGCCAGCGCATCGGCAAAGCGGAATGAGTTTTCTGTCGGAAAACCTCGAAAGGCTTGAGGACGCGATCGCTGACGCTTGCCGTAAGGCGGGACGGCGGCGCGAAGACGTCGAGCTGATGGCTGTGTCGAAGACCTATCCGGCGAAGGCGATTGCGGAGGCTGCAGAACTGGGGCTTGCGCTGTTTGGCGAAAATCGTGTTCAAGAATTTACTGCAAAGGCGGCAGATCTGCAGTCGCTGCGTTTGCGAGATGAGAAGCCTATTCGAGTTCATCTGATCGGGCATCTGCAATCGAACAAGGCAGGGAAGGCTGCGGAGCTTTTTGACGCAGTGGACGCGGTGGATTCTTTGCGCGTTGCCCAGCGGCTGAATGATGCGGCGGGCAAAGTTGGGAAGAGGATTCCGATTTTGCTCGAGGTGAAGCTCAGTCCGGAGGAGACGAAGGAAGGTCTAGAGCCGGAGTCGCAAGAGGCGGCGCAATTGTTGGAAGTACTTCCGGATTTGCTGCATCTGGAAACGCGCGGATTGATGACGATTGGGCCGTGGGGCGCGCCGGAAGATGTGACTCGAGCCTGTTTTCGCAGTTTGCGCGAGTGGCGGGATCGATGGTCTGCGAAGCATTCGAAGTTGAATCTGGATGTGTTGTCGATGGGGATGAGCGGAGATTTTCCATTGGCGATTGCTGAGGGCGCAACGCGGATTCGTGTGGGAACAGCGCTGTTTGGGAAGCGTGCTCCTTACACAGGGCCGCCCGAATGAGTGTGGCAATGCTGAGCGAAGTTGCGGACGGAGTGACTCTGGCGGTGCGGGCGCAGCCGGGTGCGAAGAGGACGGCGATTGTTGGCGTTTACGGCGCTGGCGACACATTGCAGCTGAAGATTGCCGTGCAGGCTCCGCCGGTGGAAGGGCGCGCTAACGAGGCACTCGTTGCGTTTTTGGCCAAGACGTTTGGTATTCCTAAAAGATCTGTCGAGCTTTTGACGGGAGAACTCTCGCGGAGCAAAGTGTTTCTGCTTCGCGGAATCCGGCTGGCCGAGGCGCAAGAGTCGCTTCGACCGTATCGCGCATAACGCGCCACATTCGGTCTATACTTGGCTCAACTCCATTCCAGAGTCTTCGATGGTACGAATCGTTCCGTGCGTTCAGTTGCTTTGCGTGCTGTTGCTCGCGGCTGCAATCCCGTCGCATTTCCAAGCTCAAGAGCCGGAACTTCCGGCCGTCCGAGGAAACATTACTGCCGTTCAACTGCCGGACGGCTTCGATGTCGATGGCTTTCACGTCATTATCACGACGTATACGCAGTTTTTTGCGTACAAGGGGCCGAAAAAAGACGAAAGTGAATTGCGCCGCGAAATCGCCACCGGCAGCTATGTGCAGGTCATCGGCACCAAGAACCGCAAAGCGCGCACCGTCACTGCAACACAGATCAAGATCCGCGACGATCGAGACTTCACCGTCTCCGGCATCGGAGTCATCGACCGCGTCATTTCCCCCGGAACGGAGCCGCTGTTTCATGCCGACGGAAATATCCTGCGTCTCGACACTAAGACGGAAGTGCGTTTCTCCGGCGGACTCACCGCGCTCAATGAGGTGAGCACAGGTATCTGGATCCACTACGAAGGTCGCCGAAACGATGCCGGCGAGGTCATCCCAACTCACGTCGAGTTCGTGAAACCTAAACTTCCCAAGCGCAAGGCAAGCCTACAGGGTTTTGCGCAGGTCACCACGTTTTCCGCAGGTAGCCTTATCGATTTCGATGGCAGATTCAGCAGCGCCATCGAGAAGCATCGCATGGCGGATGCGGGTGGGGCGTGCGGTTGGTACCCCGTGCCCGACATCGAAGCAATGCAGACGCGCGTCCGAAGTATCGGCCAGCGCCTCATCCCCCAGTTCCAGCGCGATCTGCCCGAGGATGACCCCGCGAAAATTCCATTTCGCTTCTATGTGGTGGAGGAGAAATATATACGGTCGGCTCTCTTCTGCAACGAGGGTCTCGTGCTCATTCCCGTTCACGTCATGGAGCGGATCGAGAATGACGACCAGCTCGCTGCCGTGATCGCCGACGGCGTCGCCGCAAACCTGCAACGCCAGCAGGCTCGCGTCGAATTTGATATGAAGTTGATCGGAGCGGCCGAAGTCGCCGTGTACCTCGCCGTGCGCAGCGGCGTGGGATTTGGAGCAGGTGAGGTGGGCGGCGCCATCGTGATGCATGAGGTCCTGCGCAAGATGGAGCAGCAGCGCGGCCGTGTTGCCCTCGGCCTGATGGCCGATGCGGGCTTCGATCCATGGCAGGCGCCCGAGGCATGGCGTTTGCTCGATCCAAAGCAAATGCCGAAAGATCCTGCGAAGCTGAAGTACCCAGAACGCAGCGGCTACCAGCTTGAAATGCTCAACCTGCAATATCGCAAGTCCTCCGAAGCGCGGAGCAGCCCTCCTGCGCCGGGATCTCCCAGCCGCTTCTGATTACACATTCGGAGAAATGCAACTGGAAAGTTGCCTGAGGATTCAATTTAGCGGTGATGGAAGTCGCAGGCGGCGAGGACTTCTTCCGGTTCAGGGCGGACGCGGAAGTCGGCGTGGGCTTCTGCGAAGGCTACTTTTCCATCCTTTGAAATGACGTAGGTCGCGGGGAGCGGCAGACGCCAGCTCTTGTCGCCGTTGACGAACGGGATGTTGACGAGGATGGAAAGAAAATGTTCGCGATGGTACTCGGGGATGGTGTAGACGAGGCCGAACTTTTCCGCGACGGTGTTGCCGGGGTCAGAGAGTATCGGGAAGGGAAGGCCATGCTGGTTGGCCATGAAGTCGCTCTGACGCTCGATCTGCGGGCCGATTGCGACCATCAGCGCGTTGCGCTCGCGGAGATGGCCGTAGAGGTCGCGCCAGTTTTCAAGTTCGGTGACGCAATAGGGGCACCAGCGGCCGCGGAAGAATTTGATAACCAGCGGACCGAGGGCGAGCATGTCGCGAGAGCGCACGAGTTTGCCGCCGGAATCTTTGAGGGCGAATTCGGGGGCTTTCGCGCCTACGGGAAGAATGCGGTCTTCGATGCCGGTCGCGAATAATTCTTCAACAGCCTTTTCGCCGACTGCTAGACGTTCGGGCTGCACGAGGTTACGCGTGTTGGAGGTGATCTCGTCGAGTTGGTCCTGGAGGGACGTCATGGCCTTATTGCTACTCGCGCGTTGAAAAACAAAGCAGATCCTTCGCTCACCACCCCCGAACTGAAGAGCGTTCGGGGACCCGTTTACTCAGGATGACACATGCTTTGGTGGTGCATGATTGACCAAAGGACAGGATGTAAACTACCGTCCGAATTTTTGTTTGCCCATCAGGTTGGACATGCCGCCGCGCATCATCTGCCGGGCGAGTCCGCCTTTGCCCATCTGCTTGAACATTTTGCTCATCTGCGCATATTGGCGGAGGAGCTGATTTACATCCTGGACGCTTGTGCCACTGCCGGCGGCGATGCGCTTGCGGCGCGAGCCGGAGATGATGTCGTGATTGCGGCGCTCGAAGGGAGTCATGGAACTGATGATCGCTTCGACGCGCGAGAACTGTTTTTCGTCGATGCTTTTAGAGGCCTCTTGCAGGCCTGCGAAGGGACCGACAGATGGCATCATCTTCAGAATCGACTCCATTGAACCGAGCTTTTTGATTTGCTGCAGCTGGTCGCGAAAGTCTTCGAGCGTGAAGCCGTCACCGAGGAGGGCCTTCTTGGCGAAGTCTTCAGATTTTTTTCTGTCGAGCGCGGACTCGGCCTTCTCGATGAGGGAGAGCATGTCGCCCATACCGAGGATGCGGCCAACAATTCGATCTGGATGAAACGGCTCGAAGGCGTCCGGTTTTTCGCCGGTGCCGATGAACTTGATCGGCTGTCCGGTGACGTGGCGGATGGAGATGGCCGCGCCGCCACGGGAGTCGCCATCCATTTTGGTGAGGATTACACCGGTGAGTCCGAGGCGTTTGTGAAAGTCCTGCGCGGAGTTCACGGCGTCCTGGCCGGTCATGGCATCGGCGACGAAGAGAATTTCAGATGGATTGAGGAGCTTCTTG
It encodes:
- a CDS encoding allantoinase; translation: MANLTLVYGMRLLPEGEVKEINDATLKLVNGHEAHVTMHVLEGSRAQIEAQLKQSLDAFFDFYPEI
- the ffh gene encoding signal recognition particle protein, with translation MFENLTEKLQRAFKSLRGQGTLTEENIQEALKEIRIAMLEADVNLNVVNELIEHIRAKAVGTEVLTALSPSEQVIKIVRDELIELLGRDTARFKFASQPPTVILMAGLQGSGKTTTSGKLAAWLKKGGHRPMLVSVDVYRPAAREQLKVVAKSIEARLYEGKINDEPAGSKLVERLASEARREARILACDTLIVDTAGRLHIDEELMDEMDRLKKLLNPSEILFVADAMTGQDAVNSAQDFHKRLGLTGVILTKMDGDSRGGAAISIRHVTGQPIKFIGTGEKPDAFEPFHPDRIVGRILGMGDMLSLIEKAESALDRKKSEDFAKKALLGDGFTLEDFRDQLQQIKKLGSMESILKMMPSVGPFAGLQEASKSIDEKQFSRVEAIISSMTPFERRNHDIISGSRRKRIAAGSGTSVQDVNQLLRQYAQMSKMFKQMGKGGLARQMMRGGMSNLMGKQKFGR
- a CDS encoding DUF4188 domain-containing protein yields the protein MVFIIGMRVNRLFEFGKWIPVAKAMGPMIAELKKHPEMGLLHVETMLYWRGVANLQYWRSFEHLHAYAHLRDSNHLPAWAEFNRRIGGNGSVGIWHESYMVERGNYECIYVNMPRFGFGAASDLVPVSGRMESARQRIGKAE
- a CDS encoding DUF167 domain-containing protein — encoded protein: MLSEVADGVTLAVRAQPGAKRTAIVGVYGAGDTLQLKIAVQAPPVEGRANEALVAFLAKTFGIPKRSVELLTGELSRSKVFLLRGIRLAEAQESLRPYRA
- a CDS encoding DUF5666 domain-containing protein, which encodes MVRIVPCVQLLCVLLLAAAIPSHFQAQEPELPAVRGNITAVQLPDGFDVDGFHVIITTYTQFFAYKGPKKDESELRREIATGSYVQVIGTKNRKARTVTATQIKIRDDRDFTVSGIGVIDRVISPGTEPLFHADGNILRLDTKTEVRFSGGLTALNEVSTGIWIHYEGRRNDAGEVIPTHVEFVKPKLPKRKASLQGFAQVTTFSAGSLIDFDGRFSSAIEKHRMADAGGACGWYPVPDIEAMQTRVRSIGQRLIPQFQRDLPEDDPAKIPFRFYVVEEKYIRSALFCNEGLVLIPVHVMERIENDDQLAAVIADGVAANLQRQQARVEFDMKLIGAAEVAVYLAVRSGVGFGAGEVGGAIVMHEVLRKMEQQRGRVALGLMADAGFDPWQAPEAWRLLDPKQMPKDPAKLKYPERSGYQLEMLNLQYRKSSEARSSPPAPGSPSRF
- a CDS encoding peroxiredoxin-like family protein; the encoded protein is MTSLQDQLDEITSNTRNLVQPERLAVGEKAVEELFATGIEDRILPVGAKAPEFALKDSGGKLVRSRDMLALGPLVIKFFRGRWCPYCVTELENWRDLYGHLRERNALMVAIGPQIERQSDFMANQHGLPFPILSDPGNTVAEKFGLVYTIPEYHREHFLSILVNIPFVNGDKSWRLPLPATYVISKDGKVAFAEAHADFRVRPEPEEVLAACDFHHR
- the trxB gene encoding thioredoxin-disulfide reductase; translation: MTETRDTVILGSGCAGLTAAIYSARANLKPLVLEGHEPGGQLSITSLVENFPGWPEGIQGPELIDNMKKQAARFGADFQLAHLNRVELGTHPFRLHTSAGEIVTRTLVIASGASARWLGLPSEQALIGHGVSSCATCDGFFFRDRPIAVIGGGDSAMEEALFLTRFASKVTLLHRRPQFRASKIMLERAMAHPNIEFRTNTVVDEVLGVEEKEVKGLKLRDVVTGMTETLHVDGMFLGIGHEPNAKMFAGQIDLDDEGYVLTQGNIFTTRHGVVVPGVYACGDVQDRRYRQAITAAGTGCMAALEAEKYLEEHGR
- a CDS encoding YggS family pyridoxal phosphate-dependent enzyme; its protein translation is MSFLSENLERLEDAIADACRKAGRRREDVELMAVSKTYPAKAIAEAAELGLALFGENRVQEFTAKAADLQSLRLRDEKPIRVHLIGHLQSNKAGKAAELFDAVDAVDSLRVAQRLNDAAGKVGKRIPILLEVKLSPEETKEGLEPESQEAAQLLEVLPDLLHLETRGLMTIGPWGAPEDVTRACFRSLREWRDRWSAKHSKLNLDVLSMGMSGDFPLAIAEGATRIRVGTALFGKRAPYTGPPE